In Longimicrobiaceae bacterium, the DNA window CTGGCTGGACGCGGTGCAAGCCGCATGCGGTCTTCGCTGGTCGTCCTGCAGACCGCGCTCGCGGTGATGCTCCTGTCGGCCGCCGGCCTTCTGATCCGCAGCTTTACGAAGCTGGTCGCGGTGGATCCGGGCTTCCGTACGGAGAGCGCGCTCGCGGTCGACCTCGCGCTTCCCTCCTCAGCTTACCCGGAGGAGGAGCAGGTGCGAGCCTTTTACGCCGTGCTGCTGGAGAGGCTGCGCGGGCTCCCGGGTGTACAGGCCGCAGGCGCATCCAGCTCCCTGCCCATGGGGGGCTTCTACTGGGCGAGTCCGCTGCGGGTCGACGGGCTGCCCGATCCCGGGCCGGAGGATAATCGCGTGGTTCAGATCCGCGTGGTCACGCCCGAGCTCCTTGCGACGTTGGGTGTCCCTGTTCTGCGCGGTCGTGGCTTCCTGCCAGGTGACGGTCCGGATGCACCGGTGGTGGCGCTGCTCACCAAATCTGCGGCAGCGCGGTATTTCCTCGGCCGCGATCCGGTGGGCATGCGGGTGGCGCTCCAGGACGAGAACGAGTGGGCGGAGGTGGTGGGTGTCGTCGGCGACGTGCGCGGCGCCAACCTGGCCGAGGATGCCGAGCCGGGCATCTACTTCGCGCACGCGCAGCGATCCTTACGCTCCATGTCGCTGGTCCTCCGCACGAGCTCCGATCCGACGGCGCTGATTCCG includes these proteins:
- a CDS encoding FtsX-like permease family protein, whose translation is LAGRGASRMRSSLVVLQTALAVMLLSAAGLLIRSFTKLVAVDPGFRTESALAVDLALPSSAYPEEEQVRAFYAVLLERLRGLPGVQAAGASSSLPMGGFYWASPLRVDGLPDPGPEDNRVVQIRVVTPELLATLGVPVLRGRGFLPGDGPDAPVVALLTKSAAARYFLGRDPVGMRVALQDENEWAEVVGVVGDVRGANLAEDAEPGIYFAHAQRSLRSMSLVLRTSSDPTALIPAIRREVQALDADLPVFNARTLEQVFGEAVSQPRFYMLLLSIFGGAALLLSAIGIFGVMSYAVVQRTREIGIRIALGAAPRSVLRMVIGRAMTLTLGGVAVGLVGAAVGTRLLSALLFGVSPADPPTLASVAVILAAVAVAASYLPARRAVHVDPVVALRG